A region of Elusimicrobiota bacterium DNA encodes the following proteins:
- a CDS encoding PilT/PilU family type 4a pilus ATPase — protein MADTIDLPTLLADVVSRGGSDLHLIHGIPPIARIAGEIGALPYPAMSSESILKILDPYLQDFHRDTFKRELRVNFSHTITETGRFRFNLYMATGTAGATIRVIPTKTYPLSSLGLPPIVGNLAHKKSGIIFVTGSTGSGKSTTMAAMLEWINQTGKPGKVITIEDPIESLFKPCRSIFVQREVGVDTPTFDIGILDSLRQDPDIICVGEMRDAESIRAALLAAETGHLVVTTLHTRDASKTAQRILSAVPNADQDSLREQLAMTLEAVISQELLPRADGKGLVLACEILIATSAVRQLIRENKLEAINDAIQAGSQVGMVSKDSFIKNLYSKKMITKEVALEHMRNPDLLNR, from the coding sequence ATGGCAGATACGATCGACCTCCCGACCTTGCTCGCGGACGTGGTCTCTCGCGGAGGCTCCGACCTCCACCTGATCCACGGCATCCCCCCGATCGCGCGCATCGCCGGGGAGATCGGCGCCCTTCCGTATCCGGCGATGAGCTCCGAGTCGATCCTGAAGATCCTCGATCCCTACCTGCAGGACTTCCACCGCGACACCTTCAAGCGCGAGCTGCGCGTCAACTTCTCGCACACGATCACGGAGACCGGCCGCTTCCGCTTCAACCTGTACATGGCGACGGGCACGGCGGGCGCGACGATCCGCGTGATCCCGACGAAGACCTATCCCCTCTCCTCGCTGGGCCTGCCCCCCATCGTCGGCAACCTCGCGCACAAGAAGTCCGGCATCATCTTCGTCACCGGCTCGACCGGCTCCGGCAAGAGCACGACGATGGCCGCGATGCTCGAGTGGATCAACCAGACCGGCAAGCCCGGCAAGGTCATCACGATCGAGGACCCGATCGAGAGCCTGTTCAAGCCCTGCCGCTCGATCTTCGTCCAGCGCGAGGTCGGCGTCGACACCCCGACCTTCGACATCGGCATCCTCGACTCGCTGCGCCAGGACCCCGACATCATCTGCGTCGGCGAGATGCGCGACGCCGAGTCCATCCGCGCGGCCCTGCTCGCCGCCGAGACGGGCCACCTCGTCGTGACCACCCTGCACACGCGCGACGCCTCGAAGACCGCGCAGCGCATCCTGAGCGCGGTCCCGAACGCCGACCAGGACAGCCTGCGCGAGCAGCTGGCGATGACGCTCGAGGCCGTGATCTCCCAGGAGCTCCTCCCCCGCGCCGACGGCAAGGGGCTGGTCCTCGCCTGCGAGATCCTCATCGCGACCTCCGCGGTGCGCCAGCTCATCCGCGAGAACAAGCTCGAGGCCATCAACGACGCGATCCAGGCCGGCTCCCAGGTCGGCATGGTCTCGAAGGACTCGTTCATCAAGAACCTTTATTCGAAGAAGATGATCACCAAGGAGGTCGCCCTCGAGCACATGCGCAACCCCGACCTCCTCAACCGCTGA
- a CDS encoding type II toxin-antitoxin system RelE/ParE family toxin yields MRRLFVEAPPFSKRVDKEGPEALRRIQDELLERLESGEFIQGTGGLQKIRVGDAGRGKGKRGGFRVIYLDLPAHETTYLLYLYDKGERTDISADEKAILRGLAARLKGGAR; encoded by the coding sequence ATGAGACGCCTCTTTGTCGAAGCCCCGCCGTTCAGCAAACGCGTCGACAAAGAAGGACCCGAGGCGCTTCGCAGGATCCAAGACGAACTTCTTGAAAGGCTTGAGTCCGGGGAGTTCATCCAGGGGACCGGAGGGCTCCAGAAGATTCGCGTAGGCGATGCGGGCCGAGGAAAGGGAAAGCGGGGAGGATTCCGCGTCATCTATCTGGATTTGCCGGCGCATGAGACGACGTATTTGCTGTATCTGTACGATAAAGGCGAACGGACCGACATCTCTGCCGATGAGAAGGCGATCCTGAGGGGACTCGCCGCACGGTTGAAAGGAGGAGCAAGATGA
- a CDS encoding helix-turn-helix domain-containing protein — MKKTKMGQELIAGLQDAVEHARGAKKLRATALELPKAAPHWGKTKIATLRKDRFHMSQPAFAAVLNVTASTIRAWEQGRKEPSGAAERLLQVADSDPSVFQRLPTR; from the coding sequence ATGAAGAAGACCAAGATGGGCCAGGAGCTGATCGCGGGTCTTCAGGACGCCGTTGAGCACGCGCGCGGCGCGAAGAAGCTTCGCGCGACCGCTCTCGAGCTCCCGAAAGCGGCTCCCCATTGGGGCAAGACCAAGATCGCGACCCTGCGCAAGGATCGCTTCCACATGAGCCAGCCTGCCTTCGCCGCCGTCCTCAACGTCACGGCCTCCACCATCCGCGCCTGGGAACAAGGGCGCAAAGAGCCTTCCGGCGCGGCGGAACGCCTGCTCCAGGTCGCGGACAGCGATCCGAGCGTTTTCCAGCGTCTGCCGACGCGGTAG
- a CDS encoding plasmid pRiA4b ORF-3 family protein, whose translation MPDVKKELDRAKTTTYQLRVTLLGTNPPIWRRIAVSGGISLGHLHGVLLQAMGWDGGHMHLFHLGKTDYGETHPELEHVEDQWEVRLCDVAPKAKKRFVWEYDMGDTWLHEIFVEKIDPAAPPLKGAAICLAGAWACPPEDCGGVYGYEDFLKAIRDPKHESHEEMLEWIGGEFDPEAFDLKETNKALSRLKGPR comes from the coding sequence GTGCCCGACGTCAAGAAGGAGTTGGACAGGGCAAAGACGACAACGTATCAGCTCAGGGTGACGCTCCTGGGAACGAATCCACCCATTTGGCGAAGAATCGCGGTCTCAGGGGGGATCAGCCTGGGGCATCTGCATGGCGTCCTTTTGCAAGCGATGGGTTGGGACGGCGGACACATGCACCTGTTCCATCTCGGCAAGACGGACTACGGCGAGACCCATCCGGAGCTGGAACACGTCGAGGATCAGTGGGAAGTTCGTCTCTGCGATGTCGCACCCAAGGCGAAGAAGCGTTTCGTCTGGGAGTACGACATGGGCGACACCTGGCTGCATGAGATTTTCGTCGAGAAGATCGACCCGGCAGCCCCGCCGCTCAAGGGCGCGGCCATCTGTTTGGCCGGAGCCTGGGCCTGTCCGCCCGAGGACTGCGGCGGCGTCTACGGCTACGAGGACTTTCTGAAGGCCATCCGCGATCCGAAGCATGAGAGTCATGAGGAAATGCTCGAATGGATCGGCGGGGAGTTCGACCCCGAGGCTTTTGATTTAAAGGAGACGAACAAGGCTCTGAGCAGGCTCAAAGGACCGCGATGA
- a CDS encoding Fic family protein, whose product MPLNFTPKYTITNNLAGALSKLEGAKERINGLPITPSVLASLRETARLFSTHYSTMIEGNRLTEKDVQLVIVENQHFPGRTRDEKEVKGYYRALAGIEDLARREARITEDHIRSIHGQVMGSGEKRRAATPYRDGQNVIKDSLSGRIVYMPPEAKDVPPLMKELVEWLSRSADVVPCPLRAAIAHYQFATIHPYYDGNGRTARLLTNLVLHLGGYGLKGIYSLEEYYARDLQAYYAAIAAGPSHNYYQGRAEADITAWLEYFVAGMGEAFAKVEGQAKAAETRWETDKSPVLRKLDPRQRRALALFARQQAITSRDISMLFSFAPRTARLLLQKWTEQGFLAIADPSKKARKYKLAPEFEKLF is encoded by the coding sequence ATGCCCCTGAACTTCACTCCGAAGTACACGATCACCAACAACCTGGCTGGGGCTCTTTCGAAGCTCGAGGGTGCCAAAGAGCGGATCAACGGCCTTCCCATCACCCCCTCCGTTCTCGCCAGCCTCCGGGAAACCGCTCGCCTTTTCTCGACCCATTACTCCACGATGATCGAGGGCAATCGTCTTACCGAGAAAGACGTGCAGCTAGTCATCGTCGAGAATCAGCACTTCCCTGGTCGGACGCGTGATGAAAAGGAAGTCAAAGGCTACTACCGAGCCCTTGCCGGAATTGAAGACCTGGCAAGACGCGAGGCTCGGATCACCGAGGATCATATCCGCAGCATTCACGGTCAAGTCATGGGTTCGGGAGAAAAGAGGCGCGCCGCGACGCCTTACAGGGACGGCCAGAACGTCATCAAGGACAGCTTGAGCGGACGGATCGTCTATATGCCGCCGGAAGCCAAGGACGTGCCCCCCCTCATGAAAGAACTCGTTGAGTGGCTGTCGCGCAGCGCCGACGTCGTCCCGTGCCCCTTGCGCGCGGCGATCGCGCATTACCAGTTCGCGACCATCCACCCCTACTATGACGGCAACGGCCGAACGGCTCGGCTTCTGACCAACCTGGTCCTGCACTTGGGCGGCTATGGGCTGAAGGGCATCTACTCGCTTGAAGAGTACTATGCGCGAGATCTCCAGGCCTATTATGCCGCCATCGCGGCAGGCCCTTCACACAACTATTATCAGGGACGGGCGGAAGCGGACATCACGGCCTGGCTGGAATATTTCGTCGCCGGCATGGGTGAGGCGTTTGCTAAGGTCGAGGGGCAGGCGAAGGCGGCGGAAACGCGCTGGGAGACCGACAAATCTCCCGTACTCCGCAAACTCGATCCTCGGCAGAGGAGGGCTCTCGCCTTGTTCGCCCGGCAACAGGCCATTACAAGCCGCGACATATCGATGCTCTTCTCGTTCGCACCCCGGACCGCGCGCCTGCTTCTCCAAAAATGGACCGAGCAGGGATTCCTCGCGATAGCCGATCCGTCCAAGAAGGCCCGCAAGTATAAGCTGGCGCCGGAATTCGAAAAGCTGTTCTAA
- a CDS encoding tetratricopeptide repeat protein, producing MFKLTLAVSLAFLPTFAPAAGEPRSGEVELTAAQYHAGLKTLRGYLEKRDLEPEAAERFIAVMATALPSSGGQRVPVTQDVFSSFLRYQAAWARKTRDAKNPKVTPVQLAAEAARAVRLKEEFRLKAAADSPVFYRVFQAAVREVRKAPRRAGKAYTGSSTVFFADQVDPSYTHVDAGDVALENGDAAAAIEEAGKALTLNPGNADALVLRAGAEYESGDVESAVKDAQSALVLDPENRQAKAILSLTGMDAGRTALAKAAAGGAGLDGEDLREGRPSLGGTTGEAPGSANAAGAPSATPAVGALLSRDLTARAVGAAKADARSSIDELDQALRLDPRNASARGWRTAILNRIGDYSSALASAQSTLDASPEDAPAYFHKAYALAGAGDKAGALDAVGRAAALDRAYQPIREKALQLPGPEDMALAFGDWAENHPQALPPSRRSRYPLPLLALGAVGGLLALAGVAQLFRKGR from the coding sequence TTGTTTAAGCTGACCCTCGCCGTTTCCCTCGCGTTCCTCCCGACGTTCGCGCCGGCGGCGGGCGAGCCCCGCTCCGGCGAGGTCGAGCTGACGGCCGCCCAGTACCACGCGGGCCTGAAGACCCTGCGCGGCTACCTCGAGAAGCGCGACCTCGAGCCCGAGGCGGCCGAGCGCTTCATAGCCGTCATGGCGACGGCGCTCCCCTCCTCCGGAGGGCAGCGCGTGCCCGTGACTCAGGACGTGTTCTCCTCGTTCCTCCGCTACCAGGCGGCCTGGGCGCGCAAGACGCGCGACGCGAAGAACCCGAAGGTGACCCCCGTGCAGCTCGCGGCCGAGGCCGCGCGGGCCGTGCGTCTCAAGGAGGAGTTCCGGCTCAAGGCGGCCGCCGACTCCCCCGTCTTCTACCGCGTATTCCAGGCCGCGGTCCGCGAGGTGCGCAAGGCGCCTCGCCGCGCCGGCAAGGCTTACACGGGCAGCTCGACGGTATTCTTCGCCGACCAGGTGGACCCCTCCTACACTCACGTCGACGCCGGCGACGTCGCGCTCGAGAACGGCGACGCGGCCGCGGCGATAGAGGAGGCCGGCAAGGCCCTGACCCTCAACCCCGGCAACGCCGACGCCCTCGTGCTGCGCGCGGGCGCGGAGTACGAGAGCGGCGACGTCGAGTCCGCCGTCAAGGACGCGCAGAGCGCCCTGGTCCTCGACCCGGAGAACCGGCAGGCGAAGGCGATCCTGAGCCTGACGGGCATGGACGCGGGCCGGACCGCTTTGGCGAAGGCCGCCGCGGGCGGCGCCGGCCTCGACGGCGAGGACCTGCGCGAGGGACGCCCCTCCCTGGGCGGGACCACGGGCGAGGCGCCGGGATCCGCAAACGCGGCCGGTGCTCCTTCCGCGACGCCGGCCGTCGGCGCTTTGCTCTCCCGGGACCTCACCGCGCGCGCGGTCGGTGCGGCGAAGGCGGACGCGCGCTCCTCGATCGACGAGCTCGACCAGGCGCTCCGCCTCGATCCGCGCAACGCCTCGGCGCGGGGCTGGCGCACGGCGATCCTCAACCGGATCGGCGACTATTCCTCCGCCCTGGCCTCGGCGCAGTCGACCTTGGACGCCAGCCCCGAGGACGCGCCCGCCTACTTCCACAAGGCCTACGCTCTGGCCGGCGCGGGCGATAAGGCCGGCGCGCTCGACGCGGTCGGCCGTGCGGCGGCCCTCGACCGGGCCTACCAGCCGATCCGGGAGAAGGCCCTGCAGCTCCCTGGCCCCGAGGACATGGCTTTGGCCTTCGGCGACTGGGCGGAGAACCACCCGCAGGCGCTCCCCCCGTCGCGGCGCTCGCGGTATCCTCTTCCGCTGCTGGCGCTCGGCGCCGTCGGCGGCCTGCTGGCGCTCGCCGGCGTGGCGCAGCTGTTCCGCAAGGGCCGCTGA